In the genome of Xanthomonas hortorum pv. pelargonii, the window GTTCAGTGCTGCTGCCGACAAAGCGGTGACGCTCTGGGACAACCGTCAGATCTATACGCAAACCGACAAGCAGGGCGTGAGTTGGGAGTTCAACGGCAGCCAGTGGCTGCGCCAAGAGAAAGCCGATCTGCCCAACGATGGCGTGGATGCGCCGCAGAAGCAGGCCATGTTCGCACTGCCCGAAAAAGCGCGAGAGCTTAACTATCACGCCAGTGGCGAAGCGACCGAGCAGGCGCTGGGCAAGGTGCAACCCAGTAATCCTTATGTGCAGCCATCCAGTGAGGCAGATGCTGCGCATCTCTACGCGCGTGATTGGCGACACGATCCGGCGAATGGCCAGTGGTCACGGATGGTCGCCGACGACGTTGATCGGAACGATCGGCCCGTCTGGACGGTTGATCCGGCAAGCCCCGAGCGCAGTGCTGCGTTGGACCAGCAAGCAGCCCAGGTGGTGGATGCCAACATTGCCCGTGGCCCAGCTGCAATTGCAGCGACTTATCAGGCTGCCCACCAGCGCAATGGCTGGGAGGACTTCGGCCCCGTGCCAGCGGCCGTGCAAACAGCCTTGAACCCGGACTCGTTGCAAGCCTCGGACGGCAAGCAGTATCAGCGCGATACGCAAGGCCAGTGGCGACATGATGGTGTTGCTGCCGAAGGCAATGTCCCGCTGGAACTCAACGCAACGCGCGAACGCTTGTACCCGGCCTTGGAGCAGCATGCGCAGGCATTGGCACAGATGTCCGCGCGGCAAACGCCAACCCTGCAGCAGCAGGACCAGGCCAATACCGAAGCGACGTATGCCGCCTATGGCGTTGCGCCCAATGCCCAGACCGCAGGCGCGATCCAGCTTGCGGTGCAAAAGACCCGTGAGGCAAACGGGATTGATGCAGCGACCAGCTCTTTGGCATTGGAGCGTGATGCGACCGGTCAATACTCGGTGGACAGCCCCATCCAGCATCTGAGCCGTGACGCCGATGGTGCGGTGCGTGTTGCGGCGACCACCGGCGCTGACGAGATCCATCAGGCACTGGGCGAGGTGCAGTCACTCCGGCAAGAAAAATCCCCTTCGGCCAATGCACCAGAGCTGCGCATTGACGCGCAGTCGCCCCAAGAGCGCGATGCCTACGAGCAAGCGCTGCGCGAGGCCAATCGGCAGGGCGTTTCCACGCAAGAGGCGCAACAGGTCGCAAGCTTCGCAGCAACGACCGTTACAGCTCCGCATGTGGATGAAACCCAAGCGCCTCAGGCAGCCATTGATGCGCAGCGTGATCGAAACGTTGCATACACTCCCGAGGTGCCTGTTGTTGTGGAGACGGCAACGCCTGCCCCGGTCGTGATGCCTGCATCCGCCAACGCGCCTTCGCCAGAAGACGTGCGCCCGGTCGCCAAGCCTGCCGAACCGAAGCCCGAACCTGTCCCGCAACGCGAACCACAAGAAACCCGAACACCTGAGGTTGCCGCACCCCCGACAGCCGGCGCAGTCCAGCCGAAGGCAGAGGCGGTAGCGCCAGCCTTGGCAAGCACAGCTGCGCCGAGTGCCGGGCCGGCATCATCAGTTTCAACCTCTCACGATCAAGCGCCTACTCAGGCCGCTGCGCCAGTGTCGCCGGCATCCCATGAAGTGGAAGGGCTGCGCCTCGGCGACCGAGGTCAAGAGGTCGAGTTCTTGCAGTATCGATTGCAGCAAGTAGATGCCCGGGGTCCGAACGGCCAGGCCGTGCCGCAAGACGGGCACTACGGTCCGGAGACCGAACATGCCGTGAGGCAGTTTCAGCAAGACCAAGGGTTGCCGGCAACGGGCGTTGCCGGCCAAGACCTGGATGCAGTGCTGTCGCAGGCACAACACGCGCGCCGAGAGTCCTTGAAACCCACAGAGCCGGCATCGGCAAATGGGCCGGTGGAGCAGGGTAGCGAGCAGCAAGCGCAAGGAGTTGCACCACAGAACGGTGCGTCATCGACTGTTCCATTGCAGGCAGAGCAGCAAGAGGCGATGCAGGCTTCGTCGCCGGCAATTCCAACGCAAAGCGAAGTGCCGGCGCAGATCGTCTTGCCGGAGCGCCAACCCGCTGTCTATACGTCGTCGCTAGGTTTTGGTAGGGCTAGCGAGCGTTCAGACGCAGGTGAACAAGAGGAGGATCGGGTCGAGCAAGTCAGGCTCTCCCTAGATGTCTCTCAGCAGGGGTTTCCCTCTGATCATCGGGATTACGCGTTGTTCTCCGCCATCCAGGCGCAGCTCCCGAAAGGCACCTCCGATGAGAAGACGGCAGAGGTATTGCATGCCGTCAAAGAGTCAGGGATCGAACGCGCGGATGAACTCCGCAAAGTGACTATCCAAGATGATGTCGCCTTTGTCTTTGGCAAAACGCCGGGTTTCCACTCGGAAGTCGCGCTCAACACGCCATCGCCTGGCATCAATGACACCTTGCAGAAGACGGAGGCATTGGATCAGCAACGGGTACAGCAGATGGTGCAGTTCCAGCGGGAGCGCGAAGAGATCGACAAGAACCCAACGGGCCCAGTGATGACGCTTGCTGCGCGCTCTCAGCAGCAGGCCATGTCGGACGCGTCCAGTGGTGATAGGGGCTAATACTCGCGAGCCAGGCGATAACATTTTTCATTTCAATACGTTGACGCGGTAACAAGTCGAATGCGGGAGGTCGAGCGCGTTTGCGCAGTCGCTGTCAGGCCGGGCGTGCCTCTATGCATGCAAGGGGAGGAGTGAGGGGTAGTGCGCCACATGCGACACGCACATGTCACGCAGCTGACGCTTCGCAAATCGCGCACCTTTCTGCGCGCTGCGTTGCAATGACGACACGCCGGTGCGGTGCCGCTTCGTTCGTGCGGCGCCGGGTTCGCTTGCCTTGCGCATGTGCGGGCGTTGCTCCGTAGAGTCCATCACGCCGCTGAGTTTGCCGCGGCCGGGTCGCGTTGCTTCAGCAGGCACGCGCCATTCCTCTTTCAGGTGATCTTTTCCATGAAATTGCTAACCGCCGCCATCGGCGGTGTCTGTCTTACGCTCGCCGCACAAGCCGGCGCCATCAACCTTGCAACGGGCGATACGCGCGCTGTCTCCGAGCCGGCGATTCCTGCCACCTGCCAGACGGTCAGTGCCAGCCACACGCCGAGTGCGCGCCTGTTCGACGCTGCATCGGAAAGCGCGCCGCCAGACACCAAAACCATCCAGGCCGCGCTGACTGCCTGCACCGGCAAGAACGGCAGCGTGCTGCTCAAGGCCGGCACCGGCACTGCGCTTCTCACCGGGCCGCTGTCGATTCCCACTGGTGTCACCTTGGTCGTCGATCAGGGCGTCACCTTATACGGCTCGCGCAATCCGGCCGACTACGGCAGCGGCTGCGGCACTGCCGGTGCGAAGAGCGGTGGATGTTTGCCGTTGATCAGCGTCAAGGGCGTCAAGTCGGGCGTCATGGGTGTGCGCACCGGCGGGCGCCAGGGCACCATCGACGGCCGCGGCGATCTGCCCATGCTCGGCAAGAGCACCACCTGGTGGGAATTCGGCGAAAACGCCAAGAACGCAGGCCAGGTGCAGAACAGCCCGGACCTGATCAAGGTGCAGAACTCCAACACCTTCACCCTCTACAACGTCAACCTGATCAATGCGGCGTACTTCCATTTCTTCGCGCATATCGTCGATGGCCTGACCATCTGGGGCGTGCGGGTGAAGTCGCCGGCCACCAGCCCCAACACCGATGGTCTGGACCTGGACAGCGTGGTCAACGCCAGCCTGGTCGATAACGATGTGATGGGCGGCGACGACTGCGTGGCGATCAAGACCATTGCCTCCAAGTCCGGCAACATCAGCGTGCGCGACAACCGCTGTTACGGCACCCACGGCATCTCGATCGGCAGCGAAGTGATGTCCGGGGTCAACAATGTGCTGATCGAAAACAACGCCATCACCTCCATCGACGATGCCGGCAACCGCAGTACCGACAGCAACGGGCTCCGCATCAAGACCAGCATCGTCAAGGGCGGCCCGGTCAGCCTGATCACCTATCGCAACATCTGCCTGTTCGGGGTGACCAGCCCGCTGGTGATCAACCCGTTCTATTCGACCCGTGGTAGCGGGACCAAGCCCAGTTTCAAGGAGATCGTGGTCAACGGCTTGCGTACCACGGGCGATGTTGGCCTCAAGGGCAAGGGCTGGATCCTGAAGGGCTTTGATGCGCAGACGCCGCTGGATCTGGTGCTGGCCAATCTTGCGACAGGCAACACTGCCGTCACTGCCAGCAATGCGCAGATCGGGCTGTTCAACAGCGACCTGACCGCCGAAAATTTGGGCGCCGGCGTCACTACCGCCCCCGTGCAACTGAGTGGCGCGATCCCGACCTGCTCGACGGCACCGCGTTTCCCGGAACTGTGATCGATTGATCGGGCGTGGCCGGCGTTTCGGCTGCGCCTGATTTTTTCAAATGCTGTTTGCGAAAAACGATGCAGCGCCGCGAGGTGCTGCATCGTGGGGACTGAGGGAATCCCCGATTCCATCGCAGCGGACACATCCGGGCCTGCATGGAGGTTTTTTCGTGCTGCGCCCTCCAGCGAAGTGTCCTGCAAGCTTGTGCCAATGCTGCGGCATGTCTTGACTTCGGCTAAAGCTCTTTCGTTTCATGGTCTTATTGCCAGAAGTTCATCTGGTCTCTGTTACTCTCGGCCGATGATTCGACGCACCCTGACCTGCCTGCTCACCCTTGGCCTTGTCGCCTGCGCGACCCAGCCCAGCCCTCCGACCCCGCCGCCGGCCGCCAGTGCGCCCCCGGCCAAGCCGCCGAGCGCCCCGGTCGCGCCCGCCAGTGCGGCCGCCGAAGCGCCCGCGTTGCCGCCGGTGGACCTGACCCCGGTGCCGTTCGAGATCGCACGTGCCAATTTCGTGCGCGACACCGCCGCCAAGTACGGCCTCGACGCCGCCCAGATCGAAGCGGTGCTGGCGCAGGCGCAATTCAAGGACGCCATCGCCACCGCGATGTCGCGTCCGGCCGAACGGGTCAAGCCGTGGAACGAATACCGGCCGATGTTCATCACCCAGGCGCGCATCGATGGCGGCCGCAAGTTCCTGGCCGAGCACCGCGCCGAACTGAGCAAGGTCGAAGCGGCCACCGGCGTGCCGGCGCAGGTGATCGTGGCCATCATCGGGGTGGAAACCAGCTATGGCAGCAACGCCGGCAAGTACCGCGTGCTGGATGCGCTGTACACGCTGGCGTTCCGCTATCCGCGCAGCGGCGACCCGGCCAAGCTCGAACGCGAAGTGCGTCGCGAGCTGTTCTTCCGCGATGAACTCGGCCAGCTGTTCGCGCTCGGCAAGGAAGAGCAACTCGATGTCACCACGCTGATCGGCAGCTATGCCGGGGCGATGGGCATGGGCCAGTTCATGCCGTCCAGCTACCGCCAGTTTGCGGTGGATGGCGATGCCGACGGCAAGCGCAATCTGTTCACCGACCACAATGACGTGTTCGCCTCGGTCGCCAATTACTTCGTCAAGAAGGGCGGCTGGGTGCGCGGCGGTCAGGTCGCGGTGCCGGCCACGCTGGCCGCCGGCCACGAGGAATTCAATCCCACCGATTGGTCGCCGGTGTACACGCTGGCCGATCTGTCCGCGCGTGGTTACCACCCTAATGCGCCCGTAGTGGCCGGCAGCACGGCGACGCCGATCACCCTGGACGATGCCAACGGCAAGCAGTACTGGCTGGGCTTCCAGAATTTCTACGCGATCACCCGATACAACATTTCCAAGATGTACGCGATGGCCGTGTTCCAGCTGTCCGAGGCCATCGCCGGCAAGGAGTTACCCCCGGCATGAACAGCATGACAGGCCCCAAGTGGCTGATCCCGATGGCGCTGATGCTCGGCCTGGCGGCCTGTAGCAGTGCACCGAAGAAGAGTTCGGGCAGCGCAGGCAGCGGCGCGATCAAGGGCGTCAAGGTCGAAGGCAAGGGGCCGGCGTATGTCGCCACCGGATGCCCGTCGAGCTCGCCGTATGCGGCAGCCAAGGAAGATCCGTCCACGCGTGGCGATTACACCGCCGGCGGCCTGTACAAACCCGGCGTCAAGGACACCACCCCGGACCATGTTCCCAACGTGGCCTGCATTCCCGAGCCGCTGGTCAGCAACGAGCCGCGCTCGGCGGTGGGCAATCGCTCGCCGTATGAAGTGCTGGGCAAGCGCTACGTGGTGATGGACAACCCCGGCGACTATGTCGAACGCGGCACCGCCTCGTATTACGGCAGCAAATTCCACGGCCGGTTGACCTCCAACAAGGAGGTCTACGACATGTACGCCTTCACCGCCGCGCACAAGACCTTGCCGCTGCCCAGCTTTGCGCTGGTGACCAATACCGACACCGGCGACTCGGTGGTGGTGCGCGTCAACGACCGTGGCCCGTTCCACGACGGCCGCGTGATCGATCTGAGCTACGCCGCTGCGGTGAAGCTGGGCATCACCGGCAAGGGCACCGGCAATGTCGAAGTGCGCGGCCTGACCGAAGCCGACAACGGCAATCTGCTGGCCAAGCGCCGCAATGGCGTGGTACCTGTCGCTACCGGCGTTGCCGCAGCGCGGCCAGCCTCGGGCGGCAGCCAGATCGATGGTCTGGTGCAGCGTCTGCCCAACGGCACGGTTGCTCCGCGCGCGGTGGCGGCAAGTTCGGCTGCCGTGCCGGTGGCGACATCGATCGCCGCCGCGCCGGTCACTGCGGCAGGTGAGCGTTGGCGCTATCACGTGGCCGATTCGCGCCAGCCCGGCAATCCGGACAATTTCGATGCGTGGATGAAGTCGCAGGGCGTGCGTGTTGCGACCGGCAAGCCAGCATCGGTTGCGCCGCGGCCGGCATCGGCCACTACATCGACGCCTGCGCCTGCCGCACCGGTTGCGGTCGCGGTGGTCAAGCCTGCAGGCAGCGCGCCGCTACGTGCGACCAAGCCCGAACCGGTGCCTGCCAAGGCACCCAGCGTTGCCGAGACCGCACTCGGCGACATCCTGTTGCAGGTCGCCAGCTTCGCCAGTCGCGAAAACGCCAATCGCGCGCTGTCGCAGCTGGCCTCGGCCGGCATCGCCGGTGCCAGCGTCAGCGACATCGTCAGTGGCGGGCGCACCCTGTGGCGCTTGCGCGTCAACGCACGCGACCACGCCAATGCCTCGGAAATCGCCCAGCGCATTGCCGGGCTGGGTTTCGGGCGCCCGCAAATCGTCGCCAATTAAGCGTTGCGTCTTAAGCGCAGCGATCGAGCCAGCCGCCCAGTCGTCGACTGGGCGGCCGGCAGGGCTGGCGCACGGAATCGGCTAGCCCACTCGCTCACTCTGGATGCAGCGTCGTCTGCCTCGCTCGATCCCGACGCGCGCTGCTACAGGCATTCTCGGCCCGCACGGTTACGACAACGCTGAACTCCGCAAGCGTGCATGCCCTGCGGCGCGTCGCCTTGATCGCCATCGCACCTTACAATTTCGCATTACCCAGCCTTCGGGCCCGTCAGGAGTCGTTCTTCAATGAAATTCCGCTTCGCCGCCGCTGTCGTGGCCACGTTCGCCTTCGGCCTGGTCTGCGCCCAGACACCTGCGCCGCAGCCGACTCCCGCAGTGGCTGCTGCGCCGGCCGCCGTGCCGGTTCCGCCTGCACCCGCGCCGGCCGTGTCCAAGTCCTGGATCCTGATGGATTACGCCACCGGGCAGGTGCTGGCCGGTGAAAACATCCACCAGCAGCTGGCGCCGGCCAGCATCACCAAGGTGATGACCTCCTACGTGGTCGCTGCCGAGATCAAGAACGGCAAGGTCAAGCGCGACGACCAGGTGATGATGAGCGAGCGCGCCTGGCGCGAGGGCGGCGCCGGCACCGACGGTAGCTACAGCGGCTTCCCGGTCAACCAGACCGCGCGTCTGGAAGATATGGAAAAGGGCATGGCGATCCAGTCCGGCAACGACGCCGCGATCGCCCTGGCCGAGCATGTCGCCGGCAGCGAAGAAGCCTTCGCCTCGCTGATGAACAGCTACGCCGCCAAGATCGGCATGAAGGATTCGTACTTCGTTAACGCGCACGGTCTGAGCGCCGAAGGCCATCACTCCACCGCCTACGATCTGGCCATGCTGGGCCGCGCGATGGTGCGCGATTACCCGGAGACCTACGCCTACAACAAGATCAAGGAATTCCAGGTCGGCACCATCAAGCAGAACAACCGCAATCTGCTGTTGTGGCGCGACCCGGCGGTGGACGGCATCAAGACCGGCCACACCTCCGAAGCCGGCTATTGCCTGCTGAGCTCGGCCAAGCGCGGCGATCAGCGCCTGGTGGCGGTGGTGATGGGCGATTCGTCCGAGCGCCAGCGTGCCGACGACAGCCTGGCACTGCTCAACTGGGGCTTCCGCTTCTTCGAGACCCACAGCCTGTACGCGCCCGGCAAGGTCGTGACCAAGCAGAAGGTGTGGAAGGGTGAGCAGGACGAAGTGCAGCTGGGCGTGGCCCAGCCGCTGCTGGTCAGCCTGCAACGCGGTCGCTACAACGACCTCAAGCCCAGCATGGAAGTGGCCAAGAACCTGCAGGCCCCGATCAAGAAGGGACAGCAGATCGGCACCGTTAAGGTCAGCCTGGACGGCAAGATCATCGCTCAGGCCCCGCTGGTGGCGATCAACGCCGTCGAAGAAGGCGGGTTCTTCAAGCGCCTCTGGGATGCGTTCTGGATGTGGTGGGAATCTGAATAAAAAAATGCCGGCGAAAGCCGGCTTTTTTTTGGGAATCGAGAATGGGGAATCGGGAATCGGTAGATGCAGGAGCACAGCGTTTGCTCTTGCGATTCCCGATTCCCCAATCCCGATTCCCCGCCCTCAAAGCATCCGACTGATCGTGAAACTGCCATACACCGGCGTCTCGCGCTGGGTGTCGAATTCGCGGGTGCGGTGATAGCGGGCGATGGCGAATTTCCAGCGGCCGTACATCACCGCCAGGCCGTAACCCACGTCGCCGACGAACGCGCGCTTGTCCACGCTATGGCTGCTGCGGAAGGTGTTGCCGTCCAGGGTGATGTCGCGCAGCACCCAGCGCGCATCGGTTGTCACGAACAGGTGTCCCGACCAGCCGCTGGCACGCCCCAAACGACTGGGCGCCGTGTTTTCGCCGGCTGGCCGGGTCGGTGTGCTGCCGAAGTCGTCCGGCAGCTTCCAGCCAAAGCGCGCTTCGCCGCCGGCATTCAGGTGCGTGGCCATGTTGCCGACCGCGCCGCCCCAGTGCGAAATGAAATCCCAGCCGAAGCCGTCCGCATTGGCCGCCGCATCGCCCGGCCAGCGGCGCATGCGCTCGTGCACCAGATTGATCAGCGGCTCGTTGTGCAGCTGGTTGTCCCAGCCCTGGAATTTTTCATCGCCCAGCGCATCGTGGATCGCATCCTGCGCTTCCTGCGCAAACGCCCACTGGCCGACCACGCCGATCTGCAACTGGGTCGTGCGCAGGTGCGCATCGTTGCGCGCGTTGTAGCCGAAGCTCGCCAGCAGGATGCCCGCATACGGGCGATCGTCGGGAATTACGTCGCGCCGGGTGGAATCGGTCGGCGTGAAGATCCCCTGGCCAATCGAGAACACCATGTTCTGCTGGTCGAACTCGCCCGGATGCAGACGTTCCAGATAACCGTTGACCCAGCGCGCGGTGCGCGGCAGGCAGGGGTCGTCGGTGTAGTCGACCAGGTTGGGCGACACCAGCGTCAGCACCGCGCCATTGGAATAGCCCTGGTCCTGATCCTCCCCGCCGAACAAATCGTTGTCGACCCGGAAATTCACCGCCGGCGGGGTCCGTCCCAGCCTGCTGGAGTCGCATTGATCAGCCGCCAGGGCCGGCATCGACAGCCCGGTGAGAGAAAGCAGCAGGGCAGCAGACAACGCGCGCGGTCGAAGCATGGAGGGCCTGGAAAGGTAGGAAAGGACGATGTTCGGCAAAGGTGCCTGCGGCCGCTGCTGCGCCGCGTGAATGTGTGCCGGCATCATGCCCGAGCAATCTTGGGCGGCGGTTGAGGCTGCCGGCACCAGTCCGTTCCATTTACGGCATGCGCAGCCATGAAAAGCTCGCGCGAATAGCATATGATCCGCCCCCGGGGGAACCAGCCCCAAGGAACGGCGGCCTCTCGCAGGCTATTTCATTAGCAATGGATCGCGTTTGCCAACGGCAACGCAGGTGTCAGGGGAACTACATGAGCAAGACGATTTCTGTGAGCGCAGCGCTGTTGTCCAGCGTATTGGGTATTGCATTGGCTGGTGTCAGCGCGCCGGCATCGGCCGGATTGAAGGATGCCTTCAAGGGCTCCGCACAGGACCAGCGCAAAGACGCCGTCGCGCAGATCCCGGTGTGTGCCAAGCCGTTGGGCAGCCTGTCGGTCATCGAGCCGGAAGATGCAGTCAACTGGTGGTCGGGTCAGCAGTTGCCGGCGCCTTCCAAGTTGATCAAGGTATTCGTCAATCGTTCGCGCTGCTTCACCCTGGTGGACCGTGGCGCGGGCATGGCGGCATCGCAGCGCGAGCGCGAGATGGCGGCGAACGGCGATCTGCGCGCACGTTCCAACGTGGGCAAGGGCCAGATCCGCGCGGCCGATTATGTGATGACGCCAGACCTCATTTCGCAGAATCACAATGCCGGCGGCAGCGCCATTGCCGGAATGCTGGGCGGTCTGGTCGGCGGCAATGCCGGCAACCTGGTCGGTGGCCTGAATCTCAACAAGAAGACCGCCGACGTGGTCCTGACCATCACCGATGTGCGCTCGTCCGAACAGGTCGCCATGGCCGAAGGCAACGCCAAGAAGACCGACCTGGGCTGGGGTGCGCGTGGCAATCTGTTCACTGGCGGCGATTTCGGCGCTGCCGGTGCCGGCGGTTATGCCAATACCGAGATCGGCCAAGTGATCACGCTGGCCTATTTGCAGGCCTATACCGATGTCGTCAGCCAGCTCGGCGGTTTGTCCGGTAATGCGGCGGCTTCCAATTCCCAGCAGGCGGTCACCGTCACGCGTGCAGGGCGTCTGTTGGGCAATGCCAAGGGTTCCGGCGCGGCTGTGCGCACGCTCGAGCCGGGCATGATGCTGTACCCGACCGGCAACAAGGAAGGCGTCATGTGGGAAGTCGAAGACGAGATGGGCAACCGTGGCTGGGTGTCGTCGGCCATGCTGGAACTGTCCAAGTAAGTCTTTGGCAAGACGCAGGTCAGGCGTGATGCGTCTGGTCTGACACAACGGGGCTCATGTGGCCCCGTTGTGCTATCTGCGACACGTCAGAGTGGCAGACGGGCTTGGGTTTGCCCGCCAGCGGCCCGATAATGGGCGGATGGAAATCAGCTCCGACAACCCCGATCACGGCTTCCAGTTTCCCGGCACCTTCGAGCTCACCGCCATGGGCGAGGCCGAACGCGGGCTGGAAACCGAGCTTCCGCGTCTGCTCGCCGCGACTGGCGTCGAGTTGCTGGAAGAAAGCATCAGCTGGAAGCACTCGTCCACCGGCAAATACGTGTCCATCCGGATCGGCTTTCGCGCAGAGGACCGGGCGCAGTTCGATGCCGCCCACCAGGCGCTGCGCGAACACCCGGAAGTGAAGTGGACGCTGTAGCGGCCGAGCCTGTGCTCGCATCGGTTCCGATCCTGCCGGCGCAACTGCGCGATCTCGGCCGCCAGGACTACGCGCCGGTATGGCGTGCGATGCAGCGTTTTACCGATGCGCGCAATGAGCACACCGCCGACGAAGTGTGGGTGGTCGAGCATGCGCCGGTGTTTACGCTGGGCCAGGCCGGCAAACCCGAGCACGTATTGGCAGCCGGCGACATCCCGGTGTTGCAGGTCGATCGCGGTGGGCAGGTCACCTATCACGGCCCCGGCCAGTTGGTGGTCTATCCGCTGCTGGATCTGCGCCGGCTCAAGATCGGCGTGCGCGATTACGTGTGCAAGATCGAGCAGGCGCTGATCGACACCCTGGAAGAATGGAACATCGTCGCCGAGCGCCGCGAGGGCGCGCCCGGCGTGTACGTGGGCGGGGCCAAGATCGCCGCGCTGGGGATCCGGGTGCGGCGCGGCTGCACCTTCCACGGCTTGTCGTTCAACGTGGCGATGGATCTGGAGCCGTTCCACCGCATCAACCCGTGTGGCTACCAGGGCCTGCAAGTGACCTCGGTGCTAGACTTAGGCGGCCCTTCCGGGATGGACGCCGTCAAGGCGGTGCTGCTCGATCAGCTGGCGCGCCAGTTCGGTCTCGTGTTGCAGCCTGTTTCCGCATTGCCCGA includes:
- a CDS encoding septal ring lytic transglycosylase RlpA family protein, with protein sequence MNSMTGPKWLIPMALMLGLAACSSAPKKSSGSAGSGAIKGVKVEGKGPAYVATGCPSSSPYAAAKEDPSTRGDYTAGGLYKPGVKDTTPDHVPNVACIPEPLVSNEPRSAVGNRSPYEVLGKRYVVMDNPGDYVERGTASYYGSKFHGRLTSNKEVYDMYAFTAAHKTLPLPSFALVTNTDTGDSVVVRVNDRGPFHDGRVIDLSYAAAVKLGITGKGTGNVEVRGLTEADNGNLLAKRRNGVVPVATGVAAARPASGGSQIDGLVQRLPNGTVAPRAVAASSAAVPVATSIAAAPVTAAGERWRYHVADSRQPGNPDNFDAWMKSQGVRVATGKPASVAPRPASATTSTPAPAAPVAVAVVKPAGSAPLRATKPEPVPAKAPSVAETALGDILLQVASFASRENANRALSQLASAGIAGASVSDIVSGGRTLWRLRVNARDHANASEIAQRIAGLGFGRPQIVAN
- a CDS encoding lipid A deacylase LpxR family protein gives rise to the protein MLRPRALSAALLLSLTGLSMPALAADQCDSSRLGRTPPAVNFRVDNDLFGGEDQDQGYSNGAVLTLVSPNLVDYTDDPCLPRTARWVNGYLERLHPGEFDQQNMVFSIGQGIFTPTDSTRRDVIPDDRPYAGILLASFGYNARNDAHLRTTQLQIGVVGQWAFAQEAQDAIHDALGDEKFQGWDNQLHNEPLINLVHERMRRWPGDAAANADGFGWDFISHWGGAVGNMATHLNAGGEARFGWKLPDDFGSTPTRPAGENTAPSRLGRASGWSGHLFVTTDARWVLRDITLDGNTFRSSHSVDKRAFVGDVGYGLAVMYGRWKFAIARYHRTREFDTQRETPVYGSFTISRML
- a CDS encoding zeta toxin family protein — translated: MTGTSQGDYSGRAAWLGEGSLARAARAELEKDAVTIDPDALREFHPQVETLRNAHPYTWSGYTRADASRWADELLQATIEGKKNLIFDTTLSNGEWSASLIKDLQSRGYDVEVRAIAAHKLESEHGVDARFAQQLDREGHGRYVPEGAREAIYTKLPSSLDTVHEQTTAPIRIFNRQGAELYDSRTDARSPGQALEQARNAWFKDPTVTQQLRESWQQQADWHRDLPAHAQQIPRSDPAIRAKLLAEHAELNVSDGVASRLEGIATIDELVRPGAPPARVPVPESEIPGLRRAGMTAGLAGLGVAATAYDASQTGERVGTLLAQDNLTAARSEALHFAARGAGGWAGGAAAAAVVGTTGAGPVALVVADGYLFSAAADKAVTLWDNRQIYTQTDKQGVSWEFNGSQWLRQEKADLPNDGVDAPQKQAMFALPEKARELNYHASGEATEQALGKVQPSNPYVQPSSEADAAHLYARDWRHDPANGQWSRMVADDVDRNDRPVWTVDPASPERSAALDQQAAQVVDANIARGPAAIAATYQAAHQRNGWEDFGPVPAAVQTALNPDSLQASDGKQYQRDTQGQWRHDGVAAEGNVPLELNATRERLYPALEQHAQALAQMSARQTPTLQQQDQANTEATYAAYGVAPNAQTAGAIQLAVQKTREANGIDAATSSLALERDATGQYSVDSPIQHLSRDADGAVRVAATTGADEIHQALGEVQSLRQEKSPSANAPELRIDAQSPQERDAYEQALREANRQGVSTQEAQQVASFAATTVTAPHVDETQAPQAAIDAQRDRNVAYTPEVPVVVETATPAPVVMPASANAPSPEDVRPVAKPAEPKPEPVPQREPQETRTPEVAAPPTAGAVQPKAEAVAPALASTAAPSAGPASSVSTSHDQAPTQAAAPVSPASHEVEGLRLGDRGQEVEFLQYRLQQVDARGPNGQAVPQDGHYGPETEHAVRQFQQDQGLPATGVAGQDLDAVLSQAQHARRESLKPTEPASANGPVEQGSEQQAQGVAPQNGASSTVPLQAEQQEAMQASSPAIPTQSEVPAQIVLPERQPAVYTSSLGFGRASERSDAGEQEEDRVEQVRLSLDVSQQGFPSDHRDYALFSAIQAQLPKGTSDEKTAEVLHAVKESGIERADELRKVTIQDDVAFVFGKTPGFHSEVALNTPSPGINDTLQKTEALDQQRVQQMVQFQREREEIDKNPTGPVMTLAARSQQQAMSDASSGDRG
- the mltB gene encoding lytic murein transglycosylase B, producing the protein MIRRTLTCLLTLGLVACATQPSPPTPPPAASAPPAKPPSAPVAPASAAAEAPALPPVDLTPVPFEIARANFVRDTAAKYGLDAAQIEAVLAQAQFKDAIATAMSRPAERVKPWNEYRPMFITQARIDGGRKFLAEHRAELSKVEAATGVPAQVIVAIIGVETSYGSNAGKYRVLDALYTLAFRYPRSGDPAKLEREVRRELFFRDELGQLFALGKEEQLDVTTLIGSYAGAMGMGQFMPSSYRQFAVDGDADGKRNLFTDHNDVFASVANYFVKKGGWVRGGQVAVPATLAAGHEEFNPTDWSPVYTLADLSARGYHPNAPVVAGSTATPITLDDANGKQYWLGFQNFYAITRYNISKMYAMAVFQLSEAIAGKELPPA
- a CDS encoding glycoside hydrolase family 28 protein; the protein is MKLLTAAIGGVCLTLAAQAGAINLATGDTRAVSEPAIPATCQTVSASHTPSARLFDAASESAPPDTKTIQAALTACTGKNGSVLLKAGTGTALLTGPLSIPTGVTLVVDQGVTLYGSRNPADYGSGCGTAGAKSGGCLPLISVKGVKSGVMGVRTGGRQGTIDGRGDLPMLGKSTTWWEFGENAKNAGQVQNSPDLIKVQNSNTFTLYNVNLINAAYFHFFAHIVDGLTIWGVRVKSPATSPNTDGLDLDSVVNASLVDNDVMGGDDCVAIKTIASKSGNISVRDNRCYGTHGISIGSEVMSGVNNVLIENNAITSIDDAGNRSTDSNGLRIKTSIVKGGPVSLITYRNICLFGVTSPLVINPFYSTRGSGTKPSFKEIVVNGLRTTGDVGLKGKGWILKGFDAQTPLDLVLANLATGNTAVTASNAQIGLFNSDLTAENLGAGVTTAPVQLSGAIPTCSTAPRFPEL
- a CDS encoding D-alanyl-D-alanine carboxypeptidase family protein; the encoded protein is MKFRFAAAVVATFAFGLVCAQTPAPQPTPAVAAAPAAVPVPPAPAPAVSKSWILMDYATGQVLAGENIHQQLAPASITKVMTSYVVAAEIKNGKVKRDDQVMMSERAWREGGAGTDGSYSGFPVNQTARLEDMEKGMAIQSGNDAAIALAEHVAGSEEAFASLMNSYAAKIGMKDSYFVNAHGLSAEGHHSTAYDLAMLGRAMVRDYPETYAYNKIKEFQVGTIKQNNRNLLLWRDPAVDGIKTGHTSEAGYCLLSSAKRGDQRLVAVVMGDSSERQRADDSLALLNWGFRFFETHSLYAPGKVVTKQKVWKGEQDEVQLGVAQPLLVSLQRGRYNDLKPSMEVAKNLQAPIKKGQQIGTVKVSLDGKIIAQAPLVAINAVEEGGFFKRLWDAFWMWWESE